In the Cellvibrio sp. KY-GH-1 genome, GATTTTTAGAATAATTATGAATTTATAATCGGCTCGCAAAAATCAGTAGCCCCTCTCTGGAAACAGGGAGGGTTTCAACTAATTGATTATTGCGCTCCCCATCCCGCTTTCAAGCTTTCCCACATTTCATCAAATTGCTTTTGTTCGCGCTCGCGCAAGGCATCGTATTGATCCGGCGTTAAATTGGCGCGCGCGTTATTGAGGAAGTTATCCTTATAATCGTGCAGTGCCTCATGGGCTTTTTCAATTAAGAATGGTTTCTCTTCAGTAGAAGCATTTTGGATGCTGGACCCACTTGCTTCCATGTAACGCATAAATTCCTGCTTTTGTTCCAATTTGCTGATTAGCAGCGCTTCACGTTTTTCTGTGGGGATAGGCGACGAGCCTTGGGCTTCATCAAAAAAGTTATTCATTTGATACTGCTCATAAGCAGAATCTTTTAACAGATCATAGGTTTTGCGATCTTCCGGTGAGCTGAGTAGTTGCGCAATTTGCCGATCAATATCTCCCAGCCCTTGCTGCTGCCGGTTTACGGCTTCTTCAATTTCTTTTTGCGATGAATAATAACCAATGCTGCTCGCATTAAGGATTTGCTCGCGTTGTTCCAGCAGGCTTTGTAGTTCACTTTGGGCCAATCCGGATAAACCCAGGCGGGACATGAGCAGGCTATATTTTTTCTCCAGTGTGCGTTTCAGGTTTTCCTGCTGCATAATACTCAAGTTAGTTGTTTGTGCAGGCGTGCTGGCTGGTTGAGCAGAATTGCTGATGGTTGGGGCTTTATTGTTTTGCCCAAAGGCAATGAAGTCCTGCAGGCTATCAATTTTCTTTTGATAGCTAGCGCGCTCCTGTTGCAAGCGGGTATCGAAATCTGCCTGCTGTTTGGTCAGCTGCTGGCTAAGGGTTTGATTATCCAAATAGAGGACTGTGTAATGTCCGGCCAATACCAGTAGGGCGATGCTGAGTAGGATGCAGATAAGTTTCATCTTTACCTTCGTGATTACGGAATAGTTATTGTGGTTGTAGGTAAATTTGACCGGAATTGCCTGAATGCTGTCGCTGTGTTTATAGGTATTAAATCTGGGGTTGGATTAGATTACATTTTACGCGGGCCTTCAAGCCTTTAATCGGTTGGTGTGATCTGGTGGAGGTTTGGCTGCAGTTATACTGGTAACGAACATTGATCGTGGCAAATAAACATTGGCCGCGGATGGCGGCCTAGAGTCCTTTATTTTGTTGCGGAAATAATCCTTCGTCGCCATAGGATTAGCGCTAATCCCGCAATGGCGAGCAGCAGTGGTGAAGGCTCTGGGGTCGATGCATAAGTGAATTTGATGTTATCAATAGAGGCTCCAATGCGCATACCATAAAATCCTTGAATGGTGATGTACTTGATTCCCTCTGTCGTCGTCAAGGAAATCAACTCATTGGGAATCACTGGGGTAGAAAGTTCCTCGACACCTTGCCAGCCTGAAGTGAGGAGTGAAAATAAAAATCCGGATTCACCATAAATGTTGAGAAAAATGGCATCGCCATAATGGGATGTCAGATTCATGCTGACAAATACGGGAAGGGCGCCTACAAACTCCAGCGAAGCCCAGTTGCTGGTTAGCATCATATTTTCACCGCCAGCGCCAACTACCCAGGCATCGTTAATCAGCAAACCCTTATCGAGATACTCATCGCTCAGCGGGTTGTCGCACCAGCAGGGCCACCTCTCATCAAAGACTGGATTAAGGTCATCGAAATCAATGAACACCGCTTTGGCTGGAAGAGGTGTTATGGCAAGCAGCATTAGCAAAGGGCAGGCAAACCGGGATTTAACGTGCGTAAACATCGGGGGCTCCTTGTTAGGCGGGTAGATGTAACAAGCGGCGCCTGAGGGCGCTTCAACCTATTGGTGACGGTTCAGCGGCTTAAGTGTCTGCTTATGCGGATAGGTTGCCTGCGGCGGCCATCACAGTCTGAATAAATTGACGCATCGTTCCTGAAAGCGAGTTTTGATCCCATCATCTCAAAGTTTTTTCTTTCAAAGCCTACTTTTGTGAGCCTACTGTTTTTTTTGTTTGGATATACAGTGTATTAAAATCCCCCCAAGACCCGTGCGCGTTTTCGCCCTTTACGCTGCGCAATATCCGCTTCCCATTCCTACAAAAGGCCACTATATTCAACACTTTAGATACCAAGGCGGGCAGGAAAACGCGCGCGCCTTGGAAGAATAATGCGCACGCGTGTTATACCCCCAATAAAATCTCCCACGTAGCCACCAAATTTGATCGCTTTCAATGGGTTATATAAAAGTGCTAAGAGATCGAGTTAGGAGAGATAACGCGCATGCGCGGTATACAAATGTTATAAAGGGGTGCCAGATTGCCAGAGCGTCGGCAGATTTTTTTACTTGGTATTTTGATTGGCTTGATTTCAATGTTCATGCTCTGGGTAATACTTTTTACCACTGTAAGCGGACCAACTAAACTCGGTGTCTTCGGGTTATGTGCGTTTATCGCATTTGGAATTCAAGTGTTTGCCTTAAGAAAACTGAAAAGACCACAGTTTTGGCAGCGCTATAACTTGGCTGCGTTTCATCAGGAAGTTCGTAATTATAAATGGTTCGGAATATTTTTATTCGGCGTTGCTTCGCCCTATATGTTATCTCTAATTATATATGTGTTTTTAAAAAATTTATAACAAAGCGTAGCAACACGCCACTGCGTGGCTGGACAGTTTGTAAGTCGCAGTTTTGTGGTTTTGCTGCGCAAAAGTAATCCACAAAACTACATATATGGACTCCTCCCGTTTGCCAACACCCGTTTCTGATTTTTCAGGATAAGACTGCAACCATATATTCGGCTTATTAATGAGCATTTTCTTGCTCTAGCCATGATGGCGATTCGCTCGCACTGTGCCGAACAACTTATCGGCTTTGCTATTCAGCAGTGAGCCCTTGTGGTTTTAGGCGTTTCAGTGCGTCGGTTTTACCTGTTTCCATCAGCAACGTTTGTTACGCAATCGTAAGATGGTGGTGCTTTTGCATCTTTGCTTTGTTGTTAACGCGAACTACTTTTTAACGGTTTGATTTGTTGGTTTGTATTTTTATGCGGCGGGTTGGTAACGTTCGCCGCGCGTCAGTATTGACCAGATGATGCGTGCGTTTTTATTGGCCATGGCGACAGTGGCAATATTTTTGTTGCGTCGAGCAATGAGTGCATTGATCCAGCGGCTTCGCTTGTCTGTTTTAGTATCGCTACACCGCATTGCTGAGCGGGCGCCGTGAATTAATAAGGTTCGCAAATACTTGTCACCGTGTTTACTGATGCCTCCTAGCTTTTCTTTGCCGCCGCTGGAGTATTGCTTGGGTACCAAACCTATCCAGGCTGCCATATCGCGGCCGCAGGTAAATTGCTTGGCATCTCCGACTGCGGTGACGATGGCAGAAGCGCTAATCGGGCCGAGGCCCTCTATCTCCATGATGCGCTGAACTCGCTCATCCTGGCTGCAATGCTGATTGATTTTATGTACGTAGCCTTGAATTCGATTGTCGATTGCATCGAGCTCTTCATGCAAATCGAAGAGTATTTCGCGCATTTTTGCGGTTAATCCATTGTCGGCATCCTCCAGTGCCTGTAGTAAGCCGCGACGCGTGGCCGGCACACCGGAATGGGCGATAACGATCCCGTATTCGGCGAGTAATCCGCGCACTTCGTTGGCAAGTGCGGTGCGAGATTTGACGAGTCTATCCCGTATGCGATGAATAGCCTGCATGTCTTGTTGCTCTTCTGACTTGATTGCAACGAATCGCATTGTTGGGCGCGATACTGCTTCACAAATCGCCTCGGCATCGCGCTTGTCATTTTTTTGGGATTTTACATACGCTTTGACATGTTGTGGGGCCATTGCTTTAACGGTATGGCCGAGTTTGCTTAGCATACGGGCCCAATAGTGGGCTCCACCGCAGGCCTCTATGCCGATTAGCATAGGTGGCTTGTTGGCGAAGTACTCGAGCAGTTCGGCGCGTTTTAGTTGCTTGCGAACAGCAACTTTTTCGTGCTCGTTTACACCGTGTAATTGGAAAACATTCTTTGCCAAATCAATGCCCATTCGTGTAATGTTCATGGTGACTCCTCTCTCCTGGTTCGACTGTTGTTGACCAATTACAGTCTGGCACATTGATGCCGTTTAGGGAGGGAGGGGTCCATGCCATTAACTTACAAACTGCCGTTGTACGCGGCGTTATGCTGTTCTAGGAATTAAGAAATGCGCGTAATTTTAATGAGGCATGGAAAGCCTTCGCTTCCTGCTCAAAATTCAGTTACCTCTGAAGAGTTTAAAAATTGGATTGAAGCTTATAATTCTGCTGAACTTTGTAAAAATTTAACGCCTGAATTAAAATCACTTGAAATTGCTAAAAGCAGCAGTGTTGTAATATGCAGTAGCTTGAAGCGTTCATTAAATTCAGCAAGTGTTCTTGGCGTAAATGAAATTTCTTCAATTGAATATCATTTGCGAGAAATGGAAATGCCGTGGGGCAAAATTACTAATATTAAACTAAAGCCAGAATATTGGGCGGTAATATTTCGTATCCTTTGGTTTTTGGGTTATTCTAAAAACAGTGAGTCGTTTAAAGAAGCAAAGTTAAGGGCAGCACATGCAGCTTTATTGCTTGAGAGTTATGCAAAAGAAAATGGTAGCGTCTTATTTATAGGGCATGGCATGCTGAACCGCTTCATTGCAAAATACCTTGTAGCGAAAGGCTGGAAAATTACAAAGAAAGTCGGTTCAAATTACTGGGAGTTTGGTGTTTTAGAGTGTGAAGCATAACAAGTCGTTGCAGCACCAGTCGCTTCGCTCCTTGGACGGCTTTTAAGTCGCTTTTTTGTGGCTCGCTGCGCTCACTGTATCACAAAAAATCAACTTAAAAACCGCCGCTGAACTCGGCGTTACACATGTATATTTTTAGTCTTTTCAGTTTGTGTGGTCTGAAGTTTCGGTAGTTGGTGGTTTGTTGCAAGAATGTAGTTTTTAAACAACACTGCTCCGTCGCCGTCAATATTGTGGTCAATTTGAGCGGCCTGCCATTTATAGGCACTAAAAAATAACAGCTTCGCGTTATTTTCGGGCTAGTTTATCCCTCCGAATAACGCAGTAGAATTAAGCGTTTCGCAAGCGGGAAGGGCATCGTATTTTGTGGTCACCTGTTGGTTCGACAGGCTTTGCAGGTGCGGTTTAATCAATGAGCCCGTTTGTGTAACAAATCGTTCAAAGTCGCGCACTTCGTGCGCTGGACAGTTTGTAAGTTGCGCATTTAGCGAATCGCCGCGCGAAGTTTATCGCTATGCGCAACTTACAAACTGCCCTTTAACTCAGCGTTATGGAAAGTGAGAATGAGATTTCTGGGAAAGCTAATTTTAACAGTTGCATCGACGTGGCTCGTGTTGAGTTTATATGCAATTTTTTGGCCGTCTGCACCCGCAGTTATAGTTGAAAAATCAAATTTTTCACTAAGCCAGAACGGCTACAATGGGGTGAGTAAATTTGGAGTTTCAAATTTTAAAGGCTCAAACACGGTTTTTAATTTCGCTTCATATCATTACACAGTTAAAGAAAAAACCTATAAAGGCTATGGGAATATTGGCTTAAATTCTGATAACACTGTTACAGTATATTATTGCCCTATTTATCCAGCATTCTCATTAACAAATAACACTATTCCTTTGCCGTGGCTTTTTTTGCTATATATTCTTGGTTTTGGGTTTTTAGAAATAAATAAATGGCTTCGAGGTTTTCAAAAACAAAGGCAGCCATAACAAAGCGTATCAACCCGCGCACTTTGTGCGCTGGACAGTTTGTAAGTCGCAGTTTTGTGGTTTTGCTGCGCAAAAGTAATCCACAAAACCACGACTTACAAACTGCCGTTGTACGCGGCGTTAGCCAATCTTATGAAATGTAAAAATTGCCATACTGAAATTTCTCTTAGCAAGTATAGAATTCGCGAATATATTGACTGCAAGAATTGCGGGGCACGGCACCTAGAGAAGCGTATATTAACTAGCAAGGGGCAACCTTGGGTTATTTTTATCGTGTTTTTTTTGGCAATATTCTTCGGAACTAAAATAACTAATTTCCTTGAATCAAGCTTTGGTCAAGGCATCGGAAAGTTAATTGCAGTGCTACTATTTTCAGGTCTATTTATTCTTCTTACCCGCTTCTGCTCACCTAAATATGGGGAGTCAGAATTTAACTTAATAGAGAAGTTCGGAAATCCAATAACAAAAGAAGATGTAAAAATAGTAGCAAGTATATTCCTTGCTGTTGTTATCGTTTCAATTATCCTATGGCGCTTAGCGTTTAATTAGGGTGGCTAACAAAACAATCAAACGGATGGTTTTTAAGTTGCACTTTTTCCATTCCGCTTCGCTCCATTTTATGGAAAAAGTGCAACTTAAAAACCACCGTTTATAGCGGCGTTAGAAAGGGAAAGTATGAGCGACTATTGTCCTTACTGTAAAGCCAGGATTTCTTGGCGTGGGCCAAGAATCGAGACTTCAAATGTTCGAAGTGGAATATTAAATCAACGGGAACCGAAATATTTTTGTAACACCTGCAGCTCAGAACTGGAGCTAGTAAGGTTTAAGCTAGAAACAATTTTTGAAATAATGGTTATGTTTGGAGTTTGTTTCATTTCTCTTGCCGGATTTTTTGGCTTTAATGCTAAAAGCATTCTAGGTTACTCTGTTTATACACTAATATTTGTATTGGCCATTGTATGGCTCTATTTAATTCATACACATCAGCACTATAAGCTCAAAGAATAGTTATGCTAGTTTCTATTTATCAGTATCATATAATAAAGTTAGCTAACATTTATTAATATATTAAATTTGAAAATATTTCTAACAAGGCGTTGCAGCACGCCACTTCGTGGCTGGACAGTTTGTAAGTTGCGCTTATGTGGTTTTGCTTCGCAAAAGTATTCCACAACACACAACTTACAAACTGCCGCTGAACTTGGCGTTGAAGCTGTAGAAAAACCCCAAAAATCGATTGTTTTTCGTTAAAATGGCGCATCCCCTCAGGAGTGCGCTTATGCCAAAGTTTATTCCTTACAATCATGATCAAAATGCGATGGTGGTGATTAATTTTCGCGACCAGTTGCAACCCGGCACCTTCGAGCACGCTATTCATTACTTGATTCATGAAAAGCTCGATCTTTCTATCTTTGATTACGCTTACAACAACAAAGATGGCGGTAGGCCTGCGTATAACCCTGCCATTTTACTCAGTGTTGTGTTGTTCGCTTACTCCAAAGGTATTACGTCCAGCCGCGAAATTGAGTGGTGCTGTACGAACAATATTATTTTTAAAGCGCTTTCTTGCGATACCGTTCCTCATTTCACTACTATCGCCAGTTTTATCAGTAGTCATCCGCAAGCGATTGAAGCGCTGTTCGAACAAATTCTGTTGGTTTGTCATGAGCAAGGATTATTGGGCAATGAGCTGTTTGCGATTGATGGTTGCAAAATGTCCTCTAACGCCTCCAAGGAATGGTCGGGAACATTTAAAGAATTGCAGCAGAAACGCGCCAAATTAAAAAAGTTGATTCGGCACCATATGCGGGAGCACCGCCGTATCGATAAAACCGAATCTGCCGATGCAGAAAAGCAAAGGCGCACCGCCCAGACAATCGAAACCTTAAGTAAAGCGCACGATAAGATTGATAAATTCCTAAAGACAGCAGCCCCACGGATGGGGCAGGCGAAACGGCCGACTGAAGTAAAAAGCAATATTACCGATAATGAATCAGCCAAGATGACGACCAGCAAAGGTACCGTCCAGGGTTACAACGGTATTGCAGCAGTTGATAAAAAGCACCAGATCATTATTGATGCCCAAGCCTTTGGCGCAGGCCAGGAGCACCACACCTTACAGCCTGTTATTGAAAGTATTAAGGTGCGTTACCAAAAACTGAAATTTGCGCACAATATCTATCGCAAGCAGACACTGGTTACAGCGGACACTGGCTTTGCTAATGAGGCCAATATGGAATACCTCTACACCCATAAAATTAATGCTTATATTCCAGATAATAATTTTCGCAGTCGCGACCCAAAATTTGCTGAGCAGAAAGCGAAATATGGCAAGCGCAAGCCCATCAAGAAAATAAAAACCCGTTATAAAGAAGTCATTCCGGCTAGTGAATTCCACTTTGATGCATCGACAAAAACCTGCATTTGCCCAGCAGGGGAAACCATGTGGTTAAAGCGCGAAGGGGCGGATCGTTATGGCAAACATCAAAAGTTGTATTTTGAAGGAAGGCTCAGCAAGTGCCGGGTATGCCCGCTAAAGGAACAGTGCATGCAAAACCCGGATTCAGCCAATGATCGAACCGGGCATGGGCGGCAGGTGTCCTTTATTATTGATAAGGAAACCAAAAACAAATATACCGAATGGATGAAGTCTCGGGTCGATAGCGAATTTGGCAAAATGGTTTATAGTCATCGCATGTCCACGGTTGAGCCTGTGTTCGCTAATATCGGCACAAACAAAGGGCTAAAGCGCTTCAGTCTACGTGGCAAAGCCAAAGTTCAGGGGCAATGGCAGTTGTTTTGTATGATCCACAATATAGAAAAGCTCGCGAATTATGGTGATTTGACCAACGCGAAGCGAAAATAAGAACGAATATAGGCAAACAACTCGCTTTTTCAAAGCGCAACGCAATTAATGAATAAGAGCAATTGAAAATCCAAGAACAGTTAGGCAAAGTTGGCTAATTAATTATTAATCAATTAGCTGTAAGTAAATTCAGTGGTTATTGGGTTTTTCTACGGCTTCGTTAATGTAAGGAATGCACTTGAGAATTATTGCCCCGAGACTCCATATAATATTTGCTGAAAATTTGGCTTCTGCGGTGATTTTGCGACGAGGTCCCACAAGGCATGTTGCTACATTTGGTTGGAACGTTGCATCGAATGAAATTAAGCTGGGCCAGTGGTTCTACGGACGTATTTATGAACATAGATCTAGTCTTTCACCAGACGGAAAATATTTTTTATATGCTGCAATGAACTGCAAATGGGAGTCTGAGACTGGAGGAATTTGGGCGGCGGTTTCTAAAGCGCCTTATATTAAGGCCATAGAATTATATACTGAAGTTCCAGAAATGGGTGGTGGCGGTCTCTTTGTTTCTGAAACAGAATATGTCCTAAATGAAATATTTTTTAACCCTTCACGTTTTCTATTCAAAAGTAGTGAAGTGACGTGCCTTTCGAAGGAAGATGAACATTGTATGTACGGTGTTAAAGGTGTGTATATTGAAAGGCTACTTCGTCTTGGTTGGAAATATGAAAAACGTATAGAACATGAAAAACGCCATACTACAATTGTTTTTTCCAAAATACTCTCCGAAGGAAAAGTGCTTTATAAAGGTCTAGTGAGTAAATACCCAGCTAAAAAGACCGAGTGGGAAGAGCACACAATAATTTATAATGAAAAAGTTGTTTTCTATACAGACGAATGGGAGTGCGGTGACGCCATAAACGGCAATATATACTTCACAAAATCTGGACAGCTTAAGTACATAGATTTAACTTCTGAATGTGGCAATTTAAACGAGCATCTAATCCATGACTTTAATAACTATAAATTTCAAGCTAATGAAGCGCCCTACTAAATTATTAACAATCGCATCAAGCTGATGGTATTTGTGTTCTGGCATTTTGCCATTCTATTTCGCTCATTTTATGGCAAAATTCCAGAACACAAATACCACAGCTTATACGGGCGTTGTGTTCTCCGGATAATCTAAATGACTAAAGTGTTTGCTGGTGTCTTAGGTATCTTTCTTATTGTTGTGTTTTTGTACTTTGGGTTTATGAAATTTATACTAAATGAACAAGGTTCTGCGGATATTAACGGTTTGGGTACTGTTTATATTGGCTCCACAATAAGCCATTCTAAGTTTGGTGTTGGCAAAGTTGAAGAAATTCATAAGAATGAAGAAAGCCATACTTTAATTGTTGAATTTAAAGAAGAGGGTATGAAGGTTCTCATCGCGGAACTATCTCCCATTGAAATTCAAAAAAATTAAACACTAAAGTACAACATAACAAATCGTTGCAGCATCGCAGGGAACCTAACCCGCTTTTGAACACACCTCCATCTAATCAATGTGGAGGTAATTATGGCCAGAAGAAAGCACTACAATTTTTACGACGATAACTTTAAGGCTACTGCCGTCGCTTTAAGCGAAATCCCAGGCATAAAGGCCACTCATGTCGCCGAGGCGCTCGATATCCATGAGGTCATGCTATATCGTTGGCGTATGGAAATGCGACGAGGCCAAATCATGGCAAAGAAGAAAGATATCAATATAGATCCTGAGCTCAAGTCAGAACTAAAGCGCCTGCGCAAGCTTGAGCGTGAGCACAACCTCCTGAAGGAGGAGCATTCCCTTTTAAAAAAAGCCATCCAGTTCTCTTTGCAACCAAAGGGGAAGTCTTCGAGTTCATAGATAGAAACCGGGATCTTCACTCTATTGCACTCATATGTCGTGTATACAGCGTAACGAGGGATGGCTATAACGCGTGGCGACGACGCGGAATTTCTAATCGTCGGATTGAAGATGGCGAATTGTTGGAGTCAATTGTGAAGATCTTCAATCGGCATGATGGCTGCTATGGTAGTCCTAAAATCATGCAGGAGCTGCGCAAAGCGGGCATACGAGTAGGTCAGAAGCGGGTTGCTCGATTAATGCGAGAGCGCGGTTTAAAGGCCATCAAAGCACGTATCTATAGGTCTCGCCCAGGCCTGTATAGTTATATTAATCGCGTGCCGTGCAGAATTGTTGGAGTAGAGGTCTCTCGCCCTAACCAGCTATGGGTGGGGGATGTAACTTACCTGAAAATGCGCGATGGAAGCTGGCAGTACCTCTGTGTCATTATGGATCGCTTTAGCCGGCGAATCATATCCTGGTCGTTGAGTGATAAGCGCGATGCACAATTGGCTTTGTCTGCCTTGCAGCGCGCCGTGAGAAATCGCGGTTATCATCCGGAGTTAATTTTTCACTCGGATAGGGGCGTGGAATACATGGCTGGCGATTACCGGAAGCGGCTTGAGCAGTGCGGTATTTTGCAAAGCATGAATAGAGCGAAGACGATGAATGACAATGCGTTTATGGAGTCATTCTTTCAGCAATTTAAAACTGAACGTATTAAGCGATCAGTGCTTGAAACAGTAGAGCAACTGCGCGGAATTGTTGCGGAGTATATGCGCTACTACAATTATGATCGCTCTCATTCATCAATTGGGTATTTATCACCTCATGAATTTGAGGCTAGAATGAGTTGCTAACAAATAGGTGTGTGCAAATGCGGGTTAGGTTCCCGCACTTCGTGCGCTGGACAGTTTGT is a window encoding:
- a CDS encoding IS110 family transposase; the encoded protein is MNITRMGIDLAKNVFQLHGVNEHEKVAVRKQLKRAELLEYFANKPPMLIGIEACGGAHYWARMLSKLGHTVKAMAPQHVKAYVKSQKNDKRDAEAICEAVSRPTMRFVAIKSEEQQDMQAIHRIRDRLVKSRTALANEVRGLLAEYGIVIAHSGVPATRRGLLQALEDADNGLTAKMREILFDLHEELDAIDNRIQGYVHKINQHCSQDERVQRIMEIEGLGPISASAIVTAVGDAKQFTCGRDMAAWIGLVPKQYSSGGKEKLGGISKHGDKYLRTLLIHGARSAMRCSDTKTDKRSRWINALIARRNKNIATVAMANKNARIIWSILTRGERYQPAA
- a CDS encoding histidine phosphatase family protein, translated to MRVILMRHGKPSLPAQNSVTSEEFKNWIEAYNSAELCKNLTPELKSLEIAKSSSVVICSSLKRSLNSASVLGVNEISSIEYHLREMEMPWGKITNIKLKPEYWAVIFRILWFLGYSKNSESFKEAKLRAAHAALLLESYAKENGSVLFIGHGMLNRFIAKYLVAKGWKITKKVGSNYWEFGVLECEA
- a CDS encoding IS3 family transposase, whose translation is MDRNRDLHSIALICRVYSVTRDGYNAWRRRGISNRRIEDGELLESIVKIFNRHDGCYGSPKIMQELRKAGIRVGQKRVARLMRERGLKAIKARIYRSRPGLYSYINRVPCRIVGVEVSRPNQLWVGDVTYLKMRDGSWQYLCVIMDRFSRRIISWSLSDKRDAQLALSALQRAVRNRGYHPELIFHSDRGVEYMAGDYRKRLEQCGILQSMNRAKTMNDNAFMESFFQQFKTERIKRSVLETVEQLRGIVAEYMRYYNYDRSHSSIGYLSPHEFEARMSC
- a CDS encoding IS1182 family transposase translates to MPKFIPYNHDQNAMVVINFRDQLQPGTFEHAIHYLIHEKLDLSIFDYAYNNKDGGRPAYNPAILLSVVLFAYSKGITSSREIEWCCTNNIIFKALSCDTVPHFTTIASFISSHPQAIEALFEQILLVCHEQGLLGNELFAIDGCKMSSNASKEWSGTFKELQQKRAKLKKLIRHHMREHRRIDKTESADAEKQRRTAQTIETLSKAHDKIDKFLKTAAPRMGQAKRPTEVKSNITDNESAKMTTSKGTVQGYNGIAAVDKKHQIIIDAQAFGAGQEHHTLQPVIESIKVRYQKLKFAHNIYRKQTLVTADTGFANEANMEYLYTHKINAYIPDNNFRSRDPKFAEQKAKYGKRKPIKKIKTRYKEVIPASEFHFDASTKTCICPAGETMWLKREGADRYGKHQKLYFEGRLSKCRVCPLKEQCMQNPDSANDRTGHGRQVSFIIDKETKNKYTEWMKSRVDSEFGKMVYSHRMSTVEPVFANIGTNKGLKRFSLRGKAKVQGQWQLFCMIHNIEKLANYGDLTNAKRK
- a CDS encoding transposase — protein: MARRKHYNFYDDNFKATAVALSEIPGIKATHVAEALDIHEVMLYRWRMEMRRGQIMAKKKDINIDPELKSELKRLRKLEREHNLLKEEHSLLKKAIQFSLQPKGKSSSS